From Mariprofundus sp. NF, the proteins below share one genomic window:
- a CDS encoding OmpA family protein produces the protein MIKRMITLTASLSLAACAGYSNINIGFDELSEAKAAIADAKAAGAERCAPKLQAQAVASLYWAGHELEETGNYDAGEHAEEEAMLVARAVAKAKAAKAASKGKCMPEIIKLSGIQFPHDSARLTPAATAILDNAVKTLQRRSSIKVEVAAHTDSSGSNEYNQALSDRRAASVMNYLGTHGVSASRLTSKGYGESQPIVSNATKEGRTANRRVELRVLN, from the coding sequence ATGATTAAACGCATGATAACACTAACCGCTTCTCTCTCACTCGCCGCATGTGCCGGTTACAGCAACATCAATATTGGTTTCGACGAACTGTCAGAAGCCAAAGCAGCCATTGCCGATGCTAAAGCCGCAGGTGCAGAGCGCTGTGCACCGAAACTTCAGGCTCAGGCCGTTGCCTCTCTCTACTGGGCTGGCCATGAACTCGAAGAGACTGGCAACTATGATGCAGGCGAGCATGCCGAAGAGGAGGCGATGCTGGTTGCACGGGCTGTTGCAAAAGCCAAAGCGGCCAAAGCGGCATCCAAGGGAAAATGCATGCCTGAGATCATCAAGCTTTCCGGCATTCAGTTCCCACATGACAGTGCAAGGCTGACTCCGGCAGCTACTGCCATTCTCGATAACGCAGTCAAAACACTGCAGCGTCGCTCCAGCATCAAGGTGGAAGTCGCAGCCCATACCGATAGCTCCGGTAGCAATGAGTACAATCAGGCTCTCTCTGATCGTCGTGCTGCCAGCGTGATGAACTATCTGGGAACCCACGGTGTCAGTGCCAGCAGACTGACCTCGAAAGGTTATGGTGAATCACAGCCTATCGTTAGCAATGCTACCAAAGAAGGGCGCACAGCAAACCGTCGTGTTGAACTTCGCGTCTTGAACTAA
- a CDS encoding ferritin-like domain-containing protein → MNELRDGARQALLINDVDKKLAAVRELNRLWLQGGLALDPAWTPEPIRKPGRPEFPELVKASRVKRRGFGTAEGRATLMHAVAHIEFNAINLALDAVQRFSDMPKEYYTDWLRVAHEEAYHFELIRGHMRHLGAEYGDYVAHGGLWEMCEKTEYDVLVRMALVPRVLEARGLDVTPGIQEKLTQAGDNNAVSLLDIILRDEIGHVAIGNRWYHYLCKQRGIDAVPFFLELLDKHYPKGLFGPYNIDARERAGFTQNEIALLTSSLG, encoded by the coding sequence ATGAATGAACTTAGAGACGGTGCGCGTCAGGCCCTGTTGATCAATGATGTGGATAAGAAGCTTGCCGCGGTGCGCGAGCTGAATCGACTGTGGCTGCAGGGGGGGCTCGCGTTGGACCCTGCGTGGACTCCTGAGCCGATCAGAAAACCGGGCAGACCCGAGTTTCCCGAACTGGTCAAAGCCAGTCGGGTGAAACGTCGCGGTTTCGGTACAGCCGAGGGGCGGGCAACCCTGATGCATGCCGTTGCCCATATTGAATTTAACGCCATCAATCTGGCGCTTGATGCGGTGCAGCGCTTTTCAGACATGCCAAAGGAGTATTATACCGATTGGCTGCGCGTGGCCCATGAAGAGGCCTACCACTTCGAGTTGATTCGCGGGCATATGCGTCACCTGGGGGCAGAGTATGGTGATTATGTTGCTCATGGTGGTTTGTGGGAGATGTGCGAGAAGACCGAATATGATGTGCTGGTGCGTATGGCGCTGGTGCCGCGTGTGCTGGAGGCCAGAGGGCTTGATGTGACGCCGGGTATTCAGGAGAAGCTGACCCAGGCTGGTGATAATAATGCGGTGAGTCTGCTTGATATTATTCTGCGTGATGAGATCGGCCATGTGGCCATTGGCAATCGCTGGTATCACTATCTCTGCAAGCAACGTGGTATTGATGCGGTACCGTTTTTTCTGGAGCTGCTGGATAAGCACTATCCCAAAGGTCTGTTTGGCCCTTACAATATCGATGCACGGGAACGCGCCGGTTTTACGCAAAACGAGATAGCGCTGCTGACAAGTTCACTGGGGTGA
- a CDS encoding PAS domain S-box protein, which produces MTDSQRANSSSHSTLPESWAFKEYFFATFLPFALIIGVVAYAIFAVESKGQIALKVEQNQNMIKLQREAIIQDFSMITSDILFLASESELKEAFEEMDADHLQQASMELKNFTQTKQIYDQIRFIDNSGMERIRINFDGTNASIVTRDKLQSKKDRYYFTRSLNLKAGELYISPFDLNVEKGKVESPNKPMIRFVTPVVSSHGKRLGFIVGNYLGQQMLEHFINIHDDNPGLSHLVNSDGYWLHSNPHGLEWGFMFADKKEIRFQRDHAEAWQTISRKDRGHLELDHGIYCFTTVSPLAKIRPDFVLAGDQHDLDLKIIAFNSNQELDALLASSRTIITLWAAIALLLVAIISILLAKAISSRKQAEMSSRVAEGRMNEAVKMAMDSVIIIDVENRILTFNRAAEKTFGYPHDAVIGKDITNIIIPERFRDMHRRGIARYLESEEAPILGKRVETVAQHFDGHEFPIEISISAAKANEKHEFIAFIRDLSEQKKASEKIRKLSQAIEQAGESIIITDSEGTIEYVNPAFCDITGYQSDEIIGQNPRILNSGEQNRRFYQEMWRTIKAGENWQGRIVDRRKDGSVFPAILNISPIFDENNNITHFIGLQQNLQEYEELEERFQQAQKMEAIGTLVGGIAHDFNNTLAGIIGNLYLIKKRVQGQTNVISKVESVETLAIRASEMIQQLMAFSRRSVISMQQIYLPSFIKESAKLHEVSIPENITLNLAIKEEELYIQADANQLQQMLFNLVNNARDALAGVEKPVISIALKKFVADQSFYERHPDTEISDFALISVTDNGSGIDSENLEHVFEPFFTTKAVGQGTGLGLSMVYGAVQSHGGFIEINSRKGKGTSFDIYLPLIGSNVEETSCSALYDAEIMDGKGETILLVDDDSALLSTVREILEDMKYNIITATNGREAVDTFLAHRHEIKLLILDVVMPELGGVEALLEIRKVAPSIQCIFTTGYDRSKVLEAHGMADVETVLTKPYEVFDLARLVSQKLS; this is translated from the coding sequence ATGACCGACTCTCAAAGAGCCAACAGCTCCAGCCACTCCACTTTGCCCGAATCCTGGGCATTCAAAGAGTATTTTTTCGCCACTTTTCTGCCATTTGCACTGATCATCGGCGTTGTTGCCTATGCCATCTTCGCTGTTGAATCCAAAGGACAGATTGCACTGAAGGTCGAACAGAACCAGAACATGATCAAACTGCAACGCGAGGCCATCATTCAGGATTTCTCTATGATTACCTCTGATATCCTATTCCTTGCCAGTGAGAGTGAGCTTAAAGAAGCATTTGAAGAGATGGATGCTGACCACCTGCAACAGGCCAGCATGGAACTGAAGAACTTTACACAGACGAAACAAATATATGACCAGATCCGGTTTATCGATAACAGTGGCATGGAGCGCATTCGTATCAATTTTGATGGCACTAATGCATCCATTGTAACTCGGGATAAACTCCAATCAAAAAAAGATCGCTACTATTTTACCCGAAGCCTGAATCTCAAAGCGGGTGAGCTCTACATCTCTCCATTTGATCTTAATGTAGAGAAGGGCAAAGTGGAGAGCCCCAATAAACCGATGATTCGATTTGTTACACCGGTGGTCAGCAGCCATGGCAAACGTCTTGGATTTATTGTTGGCAACTATCTTGGCCAGCAGATGCTCGAGCACTTCATCAATATTCATGATGATAATCCGGGCCTCTCGCATCTTGTGAACAGTGATGGCTACTGGCTACACAGTAACCCGCATGGCCTTGAGTGGGGGTTCATGTTTGCGGATAAAAAAGAGATCAGGTTCCAGCGTGACCATGCAGAGGCGTGGCAAACAATCAGCAGAAAAGATCGTGGCCACCTAGAACTGGATCATGGTATCTACTGCTTCACAACAGTGTCCCCTCTGGCAAAAATCCGGCCCGACTTTGTGCTTGCCGGAGATCAACACGATCTTGACTTGAAGATCATCGCCTTCAACTCAAACCAAGAGCTTGATGCCTTGCTGGCAAGTAGCAGAACTATCATCACCCTATGGGCAGCCATTGCGCTACTTCTGGTGGCTATCATCTCGATACTGCTTGCCAAAGCGATAAGCAGCAGAAAACAGGCTGAAATGAGCTCCCGTGTTGCAGAGGGACGAATGAATGAGGCGGTGAAGATGGCGATGGACAGTGTCATCATCATCGATGTGGAGAACCGTATTCTTACTTTCAACAGAGCCGCTGAAAAAACCTTTGGCTACCCCCATGATGCCGTCATTGGAAAAGATATTACCAACATCATCATCCCCGAGCGCTTTCGCGATATGCATAGAAGAGGTATCGCCCGTTATCTTGAGAGTGAAGAGGCACCCATACTTGGCAAGCGTGTCGAGACCGTGGCCCAGCACTTCGATGGCCATGAGTTTCCCATCGAGATATCCATCTCAGCCGCCAAAGCCAATGAGAAACATGAGTTTATCGCTTTTATTCGTGATCTGAGCGAGCAGAAAAAGGCCTCTGAAAAGATACGCAAGCTCTCTCAGGCTATTGAGCAGGCCGGTGAATCAATCATCATCACCGATAGCGAAGGCACCATCGAATATGTGAATCCCGCTTTCTGCGACATCACCGGCTACCAGTCCGATGAGATCATTGGCCAAAACCCCAGAATCCTCAACAGTGGTGAACAGAATCGTCGCTTCTATCAAGAGATGTGGAGAACCATCAAAGCTGGCGAAAACTGGCAGGGCAGGATTGTTGACCGGCGCAAGGATGGCTCTGTTTTTCCGGCCATACTCAACATCTCACCGATCTTTGATGAGAACAACAACATCACCCACTTTATCGGACTGCAACAGAACCTGCAGGAGTATGAGGAGTTGGAGGAGCGCTTTCAGCAGGCCCAGAAGATGGAGGCGATCGGAACGCTGGTGGGAGGCATTGCCCATGATTTCAACAACACACTGGCAGGCATTATCGGTAACCTCTATCTGATTAAAAAAAGAGTCCAGGGTCAAACCAATGTGATAAGCAAAGTTGAGAGTGTTGAGACACTTGCCATTAGAGCATCGGAGATGATTCAACAACTGATGGCTTTTTCTCGCCGCAGCGTAATCTCTATGCAGCAGATCTATCTACCCTCATTTATCAAAGAGAGTGCCAAGCTGCATGAGGTCTCCATACCTGAAAACATCACCCTCAATTTAGCCATCAAAGAGGAGGAGTTGTATATCCAGGCTGATGCCAATCAGCTGCAGCAGATGCTGTTTAATCTGGTCAATAACGCACGCGATGCGCTTGCAGGCGTGGAGAAACCTGTCATATCAATCGCCCTGAAGAAATTTGTCGCAGACCAGAGTTTTTATGAGAGACACCCGGACACAGAGATCAGCGACTTTGCCCTGATCTCTGTTACAGATAACGGTTCTGGCATCGACAGTGAAAATCTTGAACATGTGTTTGAACCCTTCTTCACCACCAAAGCAGTAGGCCAGGGTACAGGCCTTGGGCTCTCCATGGTCTATGGCGCAGTGCAATCACATGGTGGTTTTATCGAGATCAATTCACGTAAAGGTAAAGGCACCAGTTTTGACATCTACCTGCCACTGATTGGAAGCAACGTGGAAGAGACCAGTTGCTCTGCCCTTTATGATGCTGAAATCATGGATGGTAAAGGGGAGACGATTCTTCTGGTCGATGATGATAGTGCACTGCTCAGCACTGTGCGCGAGATTCTCGAGGATATGAAGTACAACATCATCACTGCCACCAATGGCCGCGAAGCAGTTGATACCTTCCTTGCCCACCGCCATGAAATTAAACTGCTGATTCTCGATGTGGTGATGCCTGAACTTGGCGGTGTCGAGGCACTGCTGGAGATTCGTAAAGTTGCCCCGTCCATCCAGTGTATCTTTACCACTGGATATGACCGATCCAAGGTGCTGGAGGCACACGGCATGGCCGATGTTGAAACCGTACTGACCAAACCTTATGAAGTATTTGATTTGGCCCGACTGGTAAGCCAAAAACTGAGCTGA
- the hflD gene encoding high frequency lysogenization protein HflD, which yields MTASSPSNSTQVTPLQRRAIALAALTQAVYLVDSIARKGLADAEDSRALIESIFNDPSANDSPAEVYGGIKQLSTGIRISREILQGKSMPQTKALMSYSAGLLTIEQRLNKDHKMRSKLGEGMARIDKQKHYFGSAVHPSVCAAIADLYGETISTMKPRIIVRGKSEHLSQSENTRRVRTLLMAGLRAAHLWRSNGGGHLTLLLRRKAILRELELLQKSISLD from the coding sequence ATGACCGCATCTTCACCATCCAATAGCACTCAGGTTACGCCTCTACAGCGGCGGGCGATTGCCCTTGCCGCGCTCACACAGGCAGTCTATCTGGTCGATTCGATTGCCCGCAAAGGGCTGGCTGATGCCGAGGATAGCAGAGCATTGATTGAAAGTATTTTCAACGACCCTTCGGCTAATGACTCACCAGCTGAAGTCTACGGCGGAATAAAGCAGCTCTCTACCGGCATCCGCATCAGCCGTGAAATCCTGCAGGGCAAGTCCATGCCGCAGACCAAAGCCCTGATGAGCTACAGTGCCGGTCTTCTCACTATTGAGCAGCGCCTGAACAAAGATCATAAGATGCGTAGCAAGTTGGGCGAAGGCATGGCCCGCATCGATAAACAAAAACACTATTTCGGTAGTGCCGTGCATCCCAGTGTCTGCGCCGCCATTGCTGATCTCTACGGAGAGACCATCAGCACCATGAAACCACGCATTATTGTGCGTGGCAAAAGTGAACATCTCAGTCAAAGTGAGAATACACGGCGCGTCAGAACACTGTTGATGGCAGGCCTGCGTGCTGCCCATCTTTGGCGTTCTAACGGCGGTGGCCATCTGACGCTGCTGTTGAGAAGAAAAGCGATTCTGCGTGAACTGGAACTTCTGCAAAAGAGTATCAGCCTCGATTAG
- a CDS encoding DUF1015 domain-containing protein — protein MSLIRPFAGLRPAAECAEAVVAPPYDVLNSSEAREQAAGKPWSFLHVSKAEIDLPEDTDPFDASVYAKSAENFNRMLAENVLIQDEAPCYYAYRLKMGDHVQTGIAAAASVDAYDAGRIKKHEFTRPVKEDDRVRQVDALSAQTGPVFLVYRANAVVDGILADVANRTPDMDVTADSGVQHTLWVIRDADKIAAISAAFEAMDALYVADGHHRSAAASRVAAARKAANAGHTGDETYNYFLSVIFPHDQMYILDYNRVIRDLNGLDANRLVARIGESFDIEMADEPVHPQRANSFGMYLDGSWYALTIRDELIPQDDPVARLDVSLLANNLIEPLLGISDPRRDPRIDFVGGIRGLSELEKRVDSGEMAVAFSMFATSMDDLMAVADSGEVMPPKSTWFEPKLADGVVSHLLD, from the coding sequence ATGTCTCTGATTCGTCCCTTTGCCGGTTTAAGACCCGCTGCTGAATGTGCTGAAGCGGTGGTGGCACCACCCTATGATGTGCTCAACAGCAGTGAGGCGAGAGAGCAGGCGGCAGGCAAGCCGTGGAGTTTTCTGCATGTATCCAAGGCGGAGATTGATCTTCCTGAGGATACCGATCCCTTCGATGCATCTGTCTACGCAAAATCGGCAGAAAACTTTAACCGTATGCTGGCCGAAAACGTGCTCATTCAGGATGAGGCACCGTGCTATTACGCTTACCGACTGAAGATGGGTGACCACGTTCAGACAGGCATTGCCGCTGCCGCATCTGTGGATGCTTATGATGCAGGGCGTATCAAGAAACATGAGTTTACCCGTCCTGTTAAAGAGGATGATCGGGTACGTCAGGTTGATGCCTTGAGTGCGCAGACCGGCCCGGTATTTTTAGTCTATCGCGCCAATGCAGTTGTCGATGGCATTCTTGCTGATGTTGCAAATAGGACACCTGATATGGATGTCACAGCCGATAGCGGTGTGCAGCATACACTCTGGGTGATCCGTGATGCCGATAAGATTGCAGCCATCAGTGCGGCATTTGAGGCTATGGATGCACTTTATGTTGCCGATGGTCACCATCGCTCTGCTGCTGCCTCACGTGTAGCAGCTGCTCGCAAAGCCGCCAATGCCGGCCACACTGGTGATGAGACCTACAACTACTTTCTCTCTGTGATCTTCCCGCATGATCAGATGTATATCCTCGACTACAACCGTGTGATTCGTGACCTGAATGGACTAGATGCCAACAGGCTGGTTGCCAGAATCGGGGAGTCCTTCGATATCGAAATGGCCGATGAGCCGGTTCACCCGCAGAGAGCGAACAGCTTCGGCATGTATCTGGATGGTTCGTGGTATGCACTGACCATACGGGATGAGTTGATCCCTCAGGATGATCCGGTAGCCCGTCTGGATGTATCTCTGCTTGCCAATAATCTGATCGAGCCGCTATTGGGCATCTCCGACCCGCGCCGTGATCCACGTATCGATTTTGTCGGTGGAATCCGTGGACTGTCCGAGCTTGAGAAGCGGGTCGATTCCGGTGAGATGGCGGTTGCCTTCTCAATGTTTGCCACCTCTATGGATGATCTGATGGCGGTAGCCGATTCCGGTGAAGTGATGCCTCCAAAATCGACATGGTTTGAACCGAAACTGGCTGACGGTGTGGTTTCCCACCTGTTGGATTAA
- a CDS encoding SulP family inorganic anion transporter, with product MFQLYYDHAAKAKDDILSGLTVALALVPEAVAFAFVAGVHPLVGLYAAFMVGLITSLIGGRPGMISGATGALAVVMVALVAQHGIEYLFATVVLMGFIQIGAGLLKLGKFIRMVPYPVLLGFVNGLAIVIFLAQLQQFQVEDGSWMSGTPLYIMGGLVLLTMLIMHFLPKLTRAIPSGLAAIVAISAIVILGGLDTKSVGDIASIGGGFPPFHIPEIPLNFETLQIIFPYAIILAAIGLIESLLTMSVIDEMTDTRGQGNRVCIGQGTSNIVTGFFGGMGGCAMIGQSMINISSGGLRNLSGIAAALFLLSFILFASPLIEMIPVAALVGIMFMVVIGTFEWGSFNMLNKVPREDSFVVILVAAVTVATDLAIAVVVGVIATALVFAWKQARHVYADNSIDENGSKVYVVHGPLFFASVHRFNELFDIKNDPDDVIIDFAHSRVADHSAIETIDNLADKYTKAGKTLHLRHLSIECKALLENAGDLVEVNIKEDPHYHVADDKLA from the coding sequence ATGTTTCAGCTCTATTATGATCACGCCGCCAAAGCCAAAGACGATATACTTTCAGGCCTCACCGTTGCCCTTGCACTGGTTCCTGAAGCCGTTGCTTTTGCTTTTGTAGCTGGCGTACATCCTCTGGTTGGTCTCTATGCGGCATTTATGGTTGGTCTGATCACCTCACTGATCGGCGGTCGCCCCGGCATGATCTCCGGTGCAACAGGTGCACTGGCTGTGGTGATGGTGGCACTGGTTGCCCAGCACGGTATTGAATATCTCTTTGCTACCGTTGTGTTGATGGGCTTCATTCAGATTGGTGCGGGCCTGCTCAAACTGGGCAAGTTCATCCGCATGGTGCCCTACCCTGTGCTGCTCGGTTTCGTTAATGGTCTGGCTATCGTGATTTTCCTGGCCCAGCTGCAACAGTTCCAGGTTGAAGATGGCTCATGGATGAGTGGCACACCACTCTATATTATGGGCGGGCTGGTCCTGCTAACCATGCTGATCATGCATTTCCTGCCTAAACTTACCCGTGCTATCCCCTCCGGTCTTGCTGCTATTGTTGCCATCTCTGCCATTGTGATTCTCGGTGGTCTTGATACCAAATCTGTAGGTGATATCGCCAGTATCGGTGGCGGCTTCCCTCCATTCCATATCCCTGAGATTCCACTGAATTTTGAAACCCTGCAGATCATCTTCCCCTACGCCATTATTCTCGCTGCCATTGGCCTGATCGAATCACTACTGACCATGAGTGTAATTGATGAGATGACCGACACGCGAGGACAGGGCAACCGTGTCTGCATCGGTCAGGGCACCTCCAATATCGTCACCGGTTTCTTCGGTGGCATGGGAGGATGTGCGATGATCGGCCAGAGCATGATCAACATCTCCTCCGGTGGCCTGCGTAATCTCTCGGGTATTGCCGCCGCCCTCTTCCTGCTCAGCTTTATCCTGTTTGCTTCACCACTGATCGAGATGATTCCGGTCGCAGCGCTGGTTGGTATCATGTTTATGGTCGTGATCGGCACCTTTGAGTGGGGCAGCTTTAATATGCTGAATAAAGTGCCACGCGAAGACTCTTTTGTTGTTATTCTCGTTGCGGCTGTAACCGTCGCTACGGATCTGGCCATTGCCGTGGTGGTTGGTGTGATTGCCACAGCTCTGGTATTTGCCTGGAAACAGGCGCGTCATGTTTATGCAGATAACAGCATTGATGAGAACGGCAGCAAGGTCTATGTCGTACACGGCCCACTCTTCTTCGCATCGGTACACCGCTTTAATGAGCTGTTCGATATCAAAAATGATCCGGATGATGTGATTATCGATTTCGCCCACTCACGCGTGGCGGATCACTCAGCGATCGAAACCATTGATAATCTGGCAGACAAGTACACCAAGGCAGGCAAAACCCTGCATCTGCGTCATCTGAGTATTGAGTGCAAAGCACTACTGGAAAATGCCGGTGATCTGGTGGAAGTGAATATCAAGGAAGATCCGCACTACCACGTAGCTGATGATAAGCTGGCTTAA
- a CDS encoding OmpA family protein: MIKRMIVATAALSLAACAGGHSNIDIDELSEARAAVAASKAAGAERCAPKLQAQAVASLYWAAHEIQEGGHATEEAELTERTISKANAAKAQAKTNCAPKPAPKVVEIIKLSGVNFANNSADLTAESIAILDGAVATLKRRADINVEVAAHTSSRGAAAYNLSLSKSRAASVMDYLVSHGIAADRLTSKGYGETQLIADESTRAGEAQNRRVELRVMN, encoded by the coding sequence ATGATTAAACGCATGATAGTAGCAACTGCTGCCCTCTCACTTGCCGCATGTGCAGGTGGACACAGCAATATCGATATTGATGAACTGTCAGAAGCCAGAGCAGCAGTAGCGGCCTCAAAAGCTGCCGGTGCTGAACGCTGTGCACCGAAGCTGCAGGCACAAGCCGTTGCCTCACTCTACTGGGCAGCCCATGAGATCCAGGAGGGCGGACACGCCACTGAGGAGGCTGAACTGACTGAACGGACTATCTCTAAAGCCAATGCAGCCAAAGCTCAGGCCAAAACCAACTGTGCACCGAAACCAGCACCAAAAGTGGTTGAAATCATCAAACTCTCCGGTGTTAATTTTGCCAATAACAGTGCTGATCTGACTGCTGAGTCTATCGCTATCCTTGATGGTGCGGTGGCAACACTGAAACGGCGTGCGGATATCAATGTAGAAGTGGCTGCACATACCAGTAGCCGTGGCGCTGCTGCATACAATCTCTCACTCTCCAAGAGCCGGGCTGCAAGCGTGATGGATTATCTGGTTTCTCACGGTATCGCTGCAGATCGCCTGACCTCGAAAGGGTATGGTGAAACTCAGCTGATCGCAGATGAGAGCACACGTGCCGGTGAAGCACAGAACAGACGTGTTGAACTTCGTGTGATGAACTAA